A single region of the Triticum dicoccoides isolate Atlit2015 ecotype Zavitan chromosome 2B, WEW_v2.0, whole genome shotgun sequence genome encodes:
- the LOC119362362 gene encoding ricin B-like lectin R40G2 encodes MFGHKKHNQPPPPPAGAGYPTASPPMPQQEPTFKIFCRADEAYCLTIRHEAVVLAPTNPRDEYQHWYKDMRHSTRVSDAEGHPAFALVNKATGLAVKHSLGQSHPVKLIPYNPEYLDESVLWTESNDVGKGFRCIRMVNNLNLSFDALHGDKDHGGVHDGTGVVLWEFCKGENQSWKILPWGADGGYGYGYGGGSSGGQDPYAPPPAYGGGYRPPPAGAEAYPPPHAHGADAYAPPGAGYGYGNLHRALASESTVRVMCAAGEDYSLTVRNGTVCLAPTNPRDEFQHWVKDMRYSTKIKDEEGYPAFALVNKITGEAIKHSLGQSHPVKLVGYNPEYMDESVLWTESRDVGKGFRCVRMVNNIYLNFDALHGDKDHGGVHDGTEVVLWEWCKGDNQRWKIVPW; translated from the exons ATGTTCGGGCACAAGAAGCACAACcagcctcctccgccgccggccgGTGCCGGCTACCCGACCGCGTCGCCGCCGATGCCACAGCAGGAGCCGACGTTCAAGATCTTCTGCCGCGCCGATGAGGCCTACTGCCTCACTATCCGCCATGAGGCCGTCGTCCTCGCCCCAACTAACCCCCGCGACGAGTACCAG CACTGGTACAAGGACATGAGGCACAGCACGCGGGTGAGCGACGCGGAGGGCCACCCGGCGTTCGCGCTGGTGAACAAGGCCACCGGGCTGGCCGTCAAGCACTCGCTCGGCCAGTCCCACCCCGTCAAGCTCATCCCCTACAACCCGGAGTACCTGGACGAGTCGGTGCTATGGACGGAGAGCAACGACGTCGGCAAGGGCTTCCGCTGCATCCGCATGGTCAACAACCTCAACCTCAGCTTCGACGCCCTCCACGGCGACAAGGACCACGGCGGCGTGCACGACGGCACCGGCGTCGTGCTCTGGGAGTTCTGCAAGGGAGAGAACCAGAGCTGGAAGATCCTGCCGTGGGGCGCTGACGGCGGGTACGGGTACGGGTACGGCGGCGGCTCGTCCGGCGGCCAGGATCCGTACGCGCCTCCGCCTGCGTATGGAGGAGGCTACCGGCCCCCGCCGGCCGGCGCGGAGGCCTACCCACCGCCGCATGCCCACGGTGCAGATGCGTACGCACCGCCCGGTGCAGGGTATGGGTACGGCAACCTGCACCGCGCGCTGGCGTCCGAGTCCACCGTGCGCGTCATGTGCGCGGCCGGCGAGGACTACAGCCTCACCGTGAGGAACGGCACCGTGTGCCTCGCGCCCACCAACCCCAGAGACGAATTCCAG CACTGGGTGAAGGACATGAGGTACAGCACCAAGATCAAGGACGAGGAGGGCTACCCTGCGTTCGCCCTGGTGAACAAGATCACAGGCGAAGCCATCAAGCACTCCCTGGGGCAGAGCCACCCT GTGAAGCTCGTGGGTTACAACCCGGAGTACATGGACGAGTCGGTGCTGTGGACGGAGAGCCGCGACGTGGGCAAGGGCTTCCGCTGCGTGCGCATGGTGAACAACATCTACCTCAACTTCGACGCGCTCCACGGCGACAAGGACCACGGCGGCGTCCACGACGGCACCGAGGTCGTGCTCTGGGAGTGGTGCAAGGGCGACAACCAGCGCTGGAAGATCGTCCCCTGGT AG